A genomic window from Cydia strobilella chromosome 26, ilCydStro3.1, whole genome shotgun sequence includes:
- the LOC134753418 gene encoding WD repeat domain-containing protein 83, with amino-acid sequence MTELKPLLTIKCKQQVIRAVRFNIDGTYCLTCGADKKIKLWNPHRQLLLKTYGGHANEVLDAAGSCDSSQIISGSADKSVILWDVTTGQPLRRYRGHASSVTRVKYNEESSMAVSGSVDNTVAFWDVLSRRQEPVQVLKDAKDTITSIQVTDYEVVTCSVDSHVRRYDMRAGKMFSDYIGHIITYGSLTHDGQCYILSCADSTVKLFDKDSGELLNTFTGHESKDFLLENAVNAKDSHIISGSASGEIFFWDLISSNVTSKLVHSKNKPVVSLSHHPTEDYLLTACEDEIILWGDVLLP; translated from the coding sequence ATGACTGAATTAAAACCActacttacaataaaatgtaagcAACAAGTCATACGAGCTGTTCGTTTCAACATTGACGGCACTTACTGCCTCACTTGCGGCGCGGACAAGAAAATCAAACTATGGAATCCACACCGACAGCTCTTACTTAAAACTTACGGAGGACACGCGAATGAGGTCCTAGATGCTGCCGGGAGCTGTGATAGCAGTCAAATTATATCCGGGAGTGCTGATAAATCGGTTATTCTCTGGGACGTGACGACGGGGCAGCCGCTGAGACGATACCGCGGGCACGCCAGCTCAGTGACTCGCGTCAAGTACAACGAGGAATCTTCTATGGCTGTATCCGGCTCTGTGGACAACACAGTTGCCTTCTGGGACGTCCTTAGCCGTCGCCAAGAGCCTGTGCAAGTTTTAAAGGATGCTAAAGACACTATAACCTCAATACAAGTGACAGATTACGAAGTAGTGACCTGTTCCGTAGATTCCCACGTAAGACGGTATGATATGAGGGCGGGGAAGATGTTTTCTGACTATATTGGACATATAATAACATATGGGAGCTTAACTCATGATGGCCAGTGTTATATTTTAAGTTGTGCAGATAGTACCGTTAAGTTATTTGATAAGGATTCTGGAGAGTTGCTCAATACATTCACTGGTCACGAGAGTAAAGACTTTTTGTTAGAAAACGCAGTGAATGCTAAAGACAGTCATATTATCTCAGGCTCGGCGTCGGGGGAAATATTTTTCTGGGATTTAATTAGCAGtaatgttactagtaagttagTTCATAGTAAGAATAAGCCGGTGGTATCTTTGAGCCACCATCCTACAGAAGATTACTTATTAACGGCATGTGAGGACGAAATCATTTTGTGGGGTGATGTCCTTCTACCATAA
- the LOC134753064 gene encoding histone-lysine N-methyltransferase PRDM7-like: MYENPRERQLPLLCSSCGDHVYEYCSIHGRLLVIPDDEVPSPTGPPPPLVPRAALSLPRAFLHLAPSTIPGAGLGVFSTLTLPAGVRFGPYRGLKTQAVTSSYCWQIFDRERKPSHVLDARDANKSNWMRYVNCSRHFSEQNLVAFQYRGQLYYRRVLD, from the exons ATGTATGAGAACCcccgtgaacgtcagctgccgctcc TTTGCTCGAGCTGTGGCGACCACGTGTACGAGTACTGCTCCATCCACGGACGCCTTCTGGTCATTCCCGACGATGAG GTGCCCTCTCCAACGGGGCCGCCCCCGCCCCTCGTCCCGCGCGCCGCCCTGTCCCTCCCCCGCGCCTTCCTGCACCTGGCTCCGTCCACCATACCAG GTGCAGGGCTAGGAGTGTTCAGTACGCTGACGCTGCCCGCAGGGGTCCGCTTTGGGCCCTACCGCGGCCTGAAGACCCAGGCCGTGACCTCGTCCTATTGTTGGCAG ATTTTCGACCGCGAGCGCAAACCGTCACACGTTCTGGACGCGCGCGACGCCAACAAGTCCAACTGGATGCGCTACGTTAACTGCTCGCGACACTTTAGCGAGCAGAACCTTGTGGCGTTTCAGTACCGGGGCCAGCTGTACTACAGGCGAGTACTGGACTAG